In Cyanobacteria bacterium QS_8_64_29, a single genomic region encodes these proteins:
- a CDS encoding universal stress protein, with protein MSLFNTDRVLVPVDFSQASFEAQAQTLAFLDNPSKLHVLHVLPRLSPVEPGRMWNTIDDRNRKTHVQQAFRQRFPEPEYERVNFEVAIGEPSTAILDYAKAQSIDLIVIPSRGQRGIGRFLLGSVAERVIRYAKCPVLVLRR; from the coding sequence ATGAGCCTGTTCAACACCGATCGCGTGCTGGTGCCGGTGGATTTTTCCCAGGCCTCCTTTGAGGCGCAGGCCCAGACCCTGGCGTTTTTAGACAATCCCAGCAAGCTCCACGTCCTGCACGTCCTGCCGCGCCTGAGCCCGGTGGAACCAGGGCGCATGTGGAACACCATTGACGATCGCAACCGCAAGACCCACGTCCAGCAGGCCTTCCGGCAGCGCTTCCCCGAGCCCGAGTACGAGCGGGTCAACTTTGAGGTGGCCATTGGCGAGCCCAGCACGGCCATTCTGGATTACGCCAAAGCCCAAAGCATCGATTTGATCGTCATCCCCTCGCGCGGCCAGCGCGGCATCGGCCGCTTTTTGCTGGGCTCGGTAGCCGAGCGCGTCATTCGCTACGCTAAGTGCCCGGTGCTGGTCCTGCGCCGCTAG
- a CDS encoding GNAT family N-acetyltransferase, translated as MSAPQAPPLAPGCRWRCGRSADRGVLLRFLQWGYAELFPEQRDFAHLEATVARYWGGPLWWVEAAAEGAPIACLWLGDAIDQTGGERYTHIFLLYVCPAHRRRGIGSALMQRAQARAAARGDRQLGLQVFQRDHGALAFYRYWGFQPQSLFAVKPLAGA; from the coding sequence ATGAGCGCGCCGCAGGCGCCGCCGCTGGCCCCGGGGTGCCGCTGGCGGTGCGGGCGCAGCGCCGACCGCGGGGTGCTGCTGCGCTTTCTGCAGTGGGGCTACGCGGAGCTGTTCCCCGAGCAGCGCGATTTTGCCCACCTAGAGGCCACGGTCGCCCGCTACTGGGGCGGCCCGCTCTGGTGGGTTGAGGCCGCAGCCGAGGGGGCGCCCATCGCTTGCCTGTGGCTGGGCGATGCCATCGACCAGACCGGCGGCGAACGCTACACCCACATCTTTTTGCTCTACGTTTGCCCCGCTCACCGCCGGCGCGGGATCGGCTCGGCGCTGATGCAGCGCGCGCAAGCCCGCGCGGCCGCCCGCGGCGACCGCCAGCTCGGGCTGCAGGTCTTCCAGCGCGATCACGGCGCCCTGGCGTTCTACCGCTACTGGGGATTCCAGCCCCAGTCCCTGTTTGCGGTCAAACCGCTGGCCGGCGCTTGA
- a CDS encoding sodium:proline symporter: MQALDWAVIALYLVAALGVGLYLARRGARSLVEFFVSGRSLPWWLAGTSMAATTFSVDTPLYIAGVVGTRGIAGNWEWWSFGIAHLILVYAFARLWRRSAVVTDPELTEIRYSGRSAQILRATKAFLFAVPINCIGIGYVMLAMVKVVGALELWQSLGFEPGESTKLWSVVGVTAFVLLYASLAGLWGVVAADFFQFFLALFGAITVAVAAVRQVGGIRELVPAAQQATEHDVLSLLPLQWGQGLLELQWNDAAGISLSTFGAYVFVQWWAFRRSDGGGVFVQRLAASRDEAAAERAAWFFNLLHYVIRTWPWVLVALAAVVLYPDLEDPELGYPKLMLDFLPPGLLGLVVASLVAAFMSTVSTSINWGASYLTNDLYWRFLDPQAPQARLILVGRLASVLIAVLGALAAFWAENVATIFRLAIALGTGAGLVLILRWFWWRINAAAELAALVGSFAVGAIVRVLARQDPQTVSPWAAPTVEVLQDFGIQLIVISALTAAIWIPAMLLTAPESAATLDAFYQRVRPSGWGWRYQRARTGTPPGQDLGRDVRRVLAATLLLFGTMLAVGGFLLLQSLSGWIWLVVAVAGGVWLRQLNKPRIPPMPRPGLDDRDWDE; the protein is encoded by the coding sequence ATGCAAGCGCTCGATTGGGCCGTCATTGCCCTCTACCTGGTAGCGGCGCTGGGCGTGGGGCTGTATTTGGCCCGGCGCGGTGCCCGGAGTCTGGTGGAGTTTTTCGTCTCGGGGCGATCGCTGCCCTGGTGGCTGGCCGGAACCAGCATGGCCGCCACCACCTTCTCGGTGGATACGCCGCTCTACATTGCTGGGGTGGTGGGGACGCGCGGCATCGCCGGCAACTGGGAGTGGTGGAGCTTTGGCATCGCGCACCTGATCTTGGTCTATGCCTTTGCCCGCCTGTGGCGCCGCTCGGCCGTGGTTACCGACCCCGAGCTCACCGAGATCCGCTACAGCGGCCGTAGCGCCCAAATCCTGCGCGCCACGAAGGCGTTTTTGTTTGCCGTGCCCATCAACTGCATCGGCATTGGCTACGTCATGCTGGCCATGGTCAAAGTGGTGGGGGCGCTGGAGCTCTGGCAGAGCTTAGGGTTCGAGCCCGGCGAGAGCACCAAGCTCTGGAGCGTGGTGGGCGTGACGGCCTTTGTACTGCTCTACGCCAGCTTGGCGGGACTCTGGGGCGTGGTGGCCGCCGACTTTTTCCAGTTCTTTCTGGCGCTGTTTGGAGCGATCACCGTCGCCGTTGCCGCCGTCCGGCAGGTGGGCGGCATCCGCGAGCTGGTCCCGGCCGCCCAGCAGGCCACTGAGCACGATGTCCTGAGCCTGCTGCCGCTGCAGTGGGGCCAGGGCTTGCTCGAGCTGCAGTGGAACGATGCCGCTGGCATCTCGCTGAGCACCTTCGGCGCCTATGTGTTCGTGCAGTGGTGGGCGTTTCGCCGCAGCGATGGCGGCGGGGTCTTCGTCCAGCGCCTGGCCGCCTCCCGCGATGAAGCCGCTGCCGAGCGAGCGGCTTGGTTTTTCAACCTGCTGCACTACGTCATCCGCACCTGGCCCTGGGTGCTGGTGGCGCTGGCGGCCGTGGTGCTCTACCCGGATCTGGAAGACCCGGAGCTGGGCTATCCCAAGCTCATGCTGGATTTCCTGCCACCGGGGCTGCTGGGGTTGGTGGTGGCCTCGCTGGTGGCGGCCTTTATGAGCACGGTCTCGACCTCGATTAACTGGGGCGCTTCCTACCTAACCAACGACCTCTACTGGCGCTTTCTGGACCCGCAAGCGCCGCAGGCCCGCTTGATCTTAGTGGGGCGCTTGGCCTCGGTGCTGATTGCGGTTTTGGGCGCGCTGGCGGCCTTTTGGGCCGAGAACGTGGCCACCATCTTCCGGCTGGCGATCGCGCTGGGGACCGGCGCCGGCCTGGTGCTGATCCTGCGCTGGTTCTGGTGGCGCATTAATGCCGCCGCCGAGCTGGCCGCCCTGGTGGGCAGCTTTGCCGTGGGGGCCATCGTCCGGGTGCTGGCGCGCCAGGATCCCCAGACCGTCTCGCCCTGGGCCGCTCCAACGGTGGAGGTCCTGCAAGATTTTGGCATCCAGTTAATTGTTATCTCGGCGCTCACCGCCGCAATCTGGATCCCGGCCATGCTGCTGACTGCGCCCGAATCGGCGGCCACCCTGGATGCCTTTTATCAGCGCGTGCGCCCCAGCGGCTGGGGCTGGCGCTACCAGCGCGCGCGCACCGGCACCCCCCCTGGTCAGGACCTGGGGCGCGACGTCCGGCGCGTGCTGGCGGCCACCCTGCTGCTGTTCGGTACGATGCTGGCAGTGGGTGGCTTTTTGCTGCTGCAGTCGCTGAGCGGTTGGATCTGGTTGGTGGTTGCGGTTGCAGGCGGCGTCTGGCTGCGCCAGCTCAACAAGCCGCGCATCCCGCCCATGCCGCGCCCGGGCCTCGACGATCGCGACTGGGATGAGTGA
- a CDS encoding adenosine deaminase encodes MALHAELHRHLGGAIVPRVLWRYLQRHCPDLAERFPDYKAFERFYTRPRQTLNEYLELHRLVERVQTRQALPYFIYRLLRGAYIFENLAYLELRYTPYLRTPETCPQSERIDCMGEIVEVVGEASQCPDYPVVTRQILCLHAQLPYAVNKAIVDLAAANRDRVCGIDLAGSDDRYAEREDEFIALYRYARSLGLPTTGHAFETERGCYPQLLPYLDRIGHGIQIPRHYPELLPELARRGQCLEVCPTTYLQSGTLADHQQLQPVFDRCFDAGVDIAICTDNAGLHDVRLPFEYENLLTQDVIDFHQLQACQQAAFRHAFAWPYAQNPASALAQVLSGSHSQPPVAAGS; translated from the coding sequence GTGGCCTTACACGCCGAGCTGCATCGCCATTTGGGCGGCGCCATCGTCCCGCGGGTGCTGTGGCGGTACTTGCAGCGTCACTGCCCGGACCTAGCCGAGCGGTTTCCAGACTACAAGGCCTTCGAGCGCTTTTACACCCGACCGCGGCAAACGCTTAACGAATATTTAGAGCTGCACCGCCTGGTCGAGCGCGTGCAAACCCGCCAGGCCCTGCCCTACTTTATCTACCGCCTGCTGCGCGGGGCCTACATCTTTGAGAACCTGGCCTATCTGGAGCTGCGCTACACCCCCTACCTGCGCACCCCCGAGACCTGCCCCCAAAGCGAGCGCATCGATTGCATGGGCGAGATCGTGGAGGTGGTAGGCGAGGCCAGCCAGTGCCCGGACTACCCGGTCGTGACCCGCCAGATCCTCTGCCTGCACGCCCAGCTGCCCTACGCCGTCAACAAAGCCATCGTGGATCTGGCCGCCGCCAACCGCGATCGCGTCTGCGGCATCGATTTGGCCGGCAGCGACGACCGCTACGCCGAGCGCGAGGACGAGTTCATTGCCCTCTATCGCTACGCCCGCTCGCTGGGGCTGCCCACCACCGGCCACGCCTTTGAGACCGAGCGCGGCTGCTACCCGCAGCTGCTGCCCTATCTGGATCGCATCGGCCACGGCATCCAGATCCCGCGCCACTACCCCGAGCTGTTGCCCGAGCTCGCCCGGCGCGGCCAGTGCCTGGAGGTCTGCCCCACCACCTACCTGCAAAGCGGCACGCTCGCCGATCACCAGCAGCTGCAGCCCGTGTTCGATCGCTGCTTTGACGCTGGGGTCGATATCGCCATCTGTACCGACAACGCCGGGCTCCACGACGTCCGCCTGCCGTTCGAGTACGAGAACCTGCTCACCCAGGACGTCATCGACTTCCACCAGCTCCAGGCCTGCCAGCAAGCCGCCTTCCGGCACGCCTTTGCCTGGCCCTACGCCCAGAACCCGGCCAGCGCCCTGGCGCAGGTGCTCTCCGGTTCCCACTCGCAACCCCCGGTTGCCGCCGGTTCCTAG